ATTTTACTGTTTTTCTGGGCTAAATTGCTTATAATATTATgcagaaatatttgagaaattgtCAACTTATCCTATGTAAATATTTCAAGGGATTAAATTAAACATATACTTCGGTTTTTAAGTCCAAGTAAAACAATTGCAAGAATATTCTTGTTTATCATGTGGTGTTGACTCATAATTTAGCACTGGGAATTTTAAGAACACCTAGGAAAGACAGTATCTCTTTGAACattttcatcttatattttcGAGGTTTAAATAAACTTTCCCCATACAACTTAAAGTGAATTTAACAAAAACAGAAGCACCTTGtgtcttttaaaatcaataatgaGGTATAAGTACTgaactttaataaatttttctattgtctttttttgggggggtggtaccagggattgaactcaggggtgggcacccaaccactgagccacattcccagccctatttgtatttatttagagactggctctcactgagttgcttagtaccttccttttgctggggctggctttgaacttgtgatcctcctgtttcagcctcccaagccagctatattattgaattttttactttttctttttgctaaattGTACTAGTTATCTCATTAATCCTTTAATATGGAGTTTAATGCAAAGAATGACAAAGAAGCATCAGGTGAGTAAACAACAGTGAGAAATGAAACCAAAATAGAAACGTAAATACAAATGGAGGAATAATCACCTCGATGAGAAACACTACTTTGGCACTACTTAATCTAATTTAAAAGGAGCAATTAATAGGCAAGCTAAAGTCTagacacaaataaaatattttctttcagatccGTGGCGGCAGGCAACACGGTCATAATAGAGTTtgtattttgttactttttaacttttattttaaaaatacccagtactcttcaatatgtaaaaatcaacAAGTATGGAAAGACTTATGGTTGAAAAGTCCCCCTTATAGCCCTGTTCTACTGAAGATGTTGGTTTTCCATGttaagttttacttttaaattagaggggctgggattgtggctcagcggtagagcactcgcttagcacgggcgggacccgggttcgatcctcagcaccacataaaaataaaggcattgtgttgtgtccatctacacctaaaaaaaaaaatattaaaaaaaagaaatgcacctttaaaaaaataaattagaactaTTTGTTAGTATATCTTCTGTTGATCTTAgtttaagtttagatttagtAAATGACTTTCAGAGAAGTAGTGCTTATTTAACAATTGTGGACAGCTAAGTGGGACTTCTtagcatttattttcaataaggtcataaaattcttttctctgaaaacaCTGTCAACTTACAGAATCAACTAATTCATGACAGAAACCATATAAGAAAATTGTCATCTGGGGAAGAGAAAACTGTTTTTAtatatcagaaaaatgaaaaccttgaAACCAGTGGGGAGTTGTCAGTATATGCAAACATCGTGAGTACTGAGTCGTCTCTGAATGAAAGCCCTACGGATGGTAGTGAAAAAGAAGCCTGTCATTCTGAAAGTAGTGCTGATGCAGACAGTGAGGCTTCAGAATCTGAAAGTGCTTCAAAGCAGACTGTGCTATTTAGATCCAGCAGTGAATCCTGTATGTACACAGATGGGCACCTTCACCACCCATCTGCAAGTGAACTGCCACACCCCAAGGAGACTGACAATGGTGATGAAGAAATGGCTGAAGCAATTTCTGAACTTTGTTTGAGCAGCACTGTAATTGGAAATAGAGATTTTGACAGAGAAAGTCAGCCACCCAGTATTTCAAGTAATTTATGTTTTTCAGAGGAGAAGCATATGAGGTCTCACAGTTCCCAGAATGCTTTTCAGACCCTTTCTCAGAGCTATgtaactacttctaaagaatgtTCGGTTCAGTCCTGTTTGTACCAGTTTACATCTATGGAATTACTAATGGGGAATAATAAGCTTCTATGTGAGAATTGTactgaaaagaaacagaagtaccaaaaggaaaataattctgCAGGTAAACATTTAgcttaatttgtttttgtattattaATGGATTATTAGTGACTAATGAGTTATTAATCCCCTATTCAAGCACCTGGGAACCTTATCTTCATACTTGAACTGATTGGCCCAGTGATTATCTTGTATTTTTGCCTTAGCACTTACGGCACTGactagggagaaaatattttcaatagatTGTTGTTGAAATAATTGAAGATCATGAAGAATACATTTCTGCCTTGAAAAATGCAAATCCACAtcttatttgaaagaaataactatctgaaattttctgaaagaaacaACTCTAAAACTTAGTTGTATCACTAGTAAGATTAGTGATGAAAGTAAGACCTTCAGAAATCCCATCATCTGTTGTAAACTCAAGGTATAGAtttgaagattttaaatatttgcatgttattaAGCTAGTGATACAATGACTGTGTTTAGTTTAACCAGATTAAAGTGGGAAAGGGGGATATTGTTAAGTAAGAATTTTCAGTGCATCTCTCACCTTAATTGAGTGGAAAGAATACTCTTAAGGTGACTATTTGTTTTAAACATGTAGGTTTTATTATTCAGGTATGGTGAAGTCAAGGAATCAGGAAATGATTGACACTGAAAAATTAGTCACAGTTCCCAAGAAGTAGGGGGGTAGATGCTATACAAGGCCACATGGAGAAGTACTAGGGGCAGATGGAGcagaaaaagtgaaagagaaacagaaaattgaCAAGGTCCTTTGTTTTGGTCTCTGAGTAGCCCAGAGTGTGAGAGCTCAATAAAGGATGTTGTTGTTGGTATATGGGCTTGGTTAGTTTGCACATGAAAGGTGAGCTTAAATTGTTTTACTGTTTCCAGGATTTAGCTCGCCCTGGAATGGGTTGTCCctttatggtttaaaaaaaaaaaaacaaaaaaactcttgaTCCAAAGTATAAGAATAAAGACAGGCTTAGTACactagtaattaaaaaaaatggctggatGGGAGAAGTAAGAAGTACCAACTTAAATTAATTCAAGTTAAATATGCGATTGCCCATATTTAAATCTTGTCATAAGTCCTTTCTTATGCCCCGTGATTTGCCATGTTGTGTGTTCTCTCTTTGCTGCAATGAGTAATAGACTcggcttttaaaattataggtGCTTCTGGTGGTATTTGGCTGGAAGGGGCTACTAACAATAAGTAACTAGCATTCTAGCATCCAAAATTTTCTTGTGCCACCTCTTCCAGACTTTATGccttaacaaacaaacaaacatacatctttactttcatctcaGTGGAGTTATGGAAAGGAATAGAGAGGTACCCTGTAATCAGAAGTCCAGTTTCTTAACACTTAAAACAAAATGGTATGATGTTGCTATATAAATTCTTGTTATATTATAGGTAATATATAATGTggaatttttacaaataaatttgttGCATTTTAtgcagaaaagaaagcagaaggagTTTATACTAATGCCAGGAAGCAATTGCTTATTTCTGCTGCTCCAGCTATTCTAATTCTCCATCTTAAAAGATTCCATCAGGTAAAAGTCCTTTTGTAGAACTCTAGTCATTCATTTTCATTAGGTGTTTTGTGGAGTCCTGTGTTTTGGGGAATATTGTCAAAGATTAGAGAGTAACTTACTGAGTTTAAAAATTTGCCatgtggggttggggttgtagctaagtggtagagcagttgcctcgcacatgtgaggcactgggttcgatcctcagctccacataaaaatacaaaataaaatgaagatattgtgtccatttacaactttaaaaatttttttttaaaaattgccacaTAGGATTTCCTACTAGTTTAGCCATAATGGTTTACAAGACTTTTCTgattaaaattgtttaatttgTAGTACTTGAAGATTTAGACAGTAGGACCCTTAGTTATGTCTATGAttggtatgtgtatgtgtgatagaaaataagttttaataaacatatttataagcAGAACAGTAGTAAAGTACACTCAACTTTCTGAGCTCTTCTGATCACACTGAAAGGGTTCCTGGCTGTCGGTGTTGGCTGGGAATATAAAGAATGGCTCCAAGGCAGGTCCTACACTTTTAGAACTTCATAATGGgaggcaaaataattttcttttttgttgttgttgttgtagtttttgttttttgagatgtgTTCTTGCTCTGTTGattaggttggcctcaaacttgagattctcctgcctcactctcccatGTAGCTAGAATTATAGCTACACACTAGTGtccagtttaaattttttttcttcttttgcagtactagttactgaactcaagggcactcttATCACTCAGCTACGtccacagctctttttttttttttaatttgtttttattttgatctagtgtcttcctaagttgccaaggctggccttgaacttgcaattttcttgCTTCAGActctggagtggctgggattataggcaggtgccaccaaGCCCATCCCAATTTAAATACTTTCAATGTGTTAGGTTTTTGTCTaattatttgtggtttttaattCAGTGTCTTTTCTCAAGAGGAttgtttttgcattttgaaagttatttttaaatttctctggaaaatgaataagttaaaatattataGTAGTTAAAGGAGTTTAGTtggaaatgtcaaaaataaaacatgagtaTAATTTAAAGCTATTATGATTCTAGATTTGTTCAGTAAAAGATTTAGGGAAAATGCTTCTTTGGAAAATACATAATTAGAACTTTGTATCATAtacccatatatatattttaaatttttttatttggtgatggatctttatttatttattaatttatatgtgtgctaagaattgaacccagtgcctcacacatcatgctaggcaagcactgtaccacaacctcagcccagattttcagatatatttttaatgcatCAAGCAAATTATTAAAAAGACTAGAAAAAATGAGTATTTGATCTGACATCTGTGTGAAAGACTTCCTAAGTGTAAAACTCATGAAAGaaatctttaaggaaaaatattgaggtgtgtgtgtgtgtgtgtgtgagagagagagagagagagagagagagagagacagagacagacagacagacagacagacacacacagaacacacccAGGACATTGCACATTCTGATCATACactcactgagtcacaacccaagCCTGGATTGAGAGTTTTGACTGAATATTTCAGGGGGCAGGAAAAGATTTTTCTCTGACCCTACTTCTGTCTATAGAAAGATTAGATTAAGTTTTTGATTCTCTATAGCCAAAGTTATAGAAATGGCCATGGAGAACAGAAGCAAAAGAATGTCTAGCAGAAGGGTTGCATCTGCAGTGATTCTGTGAACAAGAGAGGATCATTTTGGATTGTAGATGCTAATTTCACAGTGTACTATAGCtattttatatttggtatttAATCCCTCtttaagaacaacttagaaaattCATGTGCATAAAGGGAAATATTTATGAACATCTCAGACCCTTCTTGTTCTCAAGTGAAACATAATATCTGCAAAGCCATATTCTAATTTCCAAGGATTGAGAATTGTAGGGAGCACAATCTCTAAGTAATGTCTCTGTTTCTAGTTTCTCTTAAAGTCTATTTCTCTATAATATTAGAATCTTTCACAATACTGAAAGGCGAATCTCAAACTGGATAGATGTCTTTGTCATAAACATTCCAATGATTAACATTGTAAGTATGTAAATAGCTCTTAAAGACTAGCTAGAAAATATCCCTAACAGTAACATGTATAAAAAATATCAGTTGACAGTTCTAGAAGATGTACAGATTCCAAGACATTAAAAATAGGTTCATTGTTCAtagcaaaagaaatacaaagtaaaatgaCAGATTCGCTTTTTTAGTGTGTTCAAATTAGCAAAGATACAGTAGTGCCGATATGGACGGAGTGGGATATATGCATTCTCATTGTTAAACAGTGGGCACATAAATTGATAACACCCTCTGAAAAGTAAATTAGTAATGGATATCAAGAACATTAGAAATGATTTGAATCAGTGTTTGAATAAAAATACTCTTAAGTAATTTCACTTCTAAGAACCCCTTGCAAGGAAATAGAGATATACACAAAATTACTTATACCACTTATATAGATTATGACAGGTTCAAGGCCTAACTTTGGTATCCAGTATATGAATCATCAGATTTATATGTTAATGACATGAGGAAAATATTGTGTCtcattctattaaaaattttaaagtcagaaGAGCGCATATGCCCAAGTATAAGgctagatatttttcaaaaattatcctCTATGAAAAGATTCATCTAATATTAAAAGCCTTTACAAAATATCTTCTATATGGGATGGTTTTTCAGCAGTGAAGTCCTGATTGTGGAGGATACAAAAACTTGAAACAATTTCAGTACATGTATTGGAAAATTATAAATGTCACctgattaaaaatgagaaaaaataattaaaagtagatCAAATATttagtgtgcgtgtgtgtgtggggggggcgtgctggggattcaacccagggccttgttgcatgtgaggcaaacactctaccaactgagctatacccccagcctcaaatatttattcttgaGATACGACCTCATAAAATTTTATGTCAGATATCATGTTGAACTTTCTAAAGatcatttgaaaaaacaaaaacaaatcagttattggttatattttccaaaaaataaccaaataatcttatttcttactttaaagaaaaacaagaaataagcAGATCAACAGTGAAATTATGTGATTTGCAATGGAAAAACCAAAGTCATGAAAGTCCTGTGTGAAAGGAGGTGTCTATTAGAGAGTCTATCTAGACCGTTCAGATTTAAGTATTTTCTCATTCCAATAGTGTCCATTTATAGGTCTCCTACCCAATATATTCTGTAGTCTATCAGCTTGTTTTATTACCATTTTATAATGCCAGGCATACATTTTGCAAGGTTtggttttggaaattaaaaacataaaaagaggtagagcttatttaaaaacatgaagatttattttgatttatatatattacatttactTTTACTGATAAATGTTTCAAgtgctcaggtttttttttcttttttagcaaatgaatattattgaattttaaaaataaaacttactgaaTTTTAGAAAAGGACATAATATAATCAGTTTATACTTGTTTTCAGCATTCACCTAAATGAGGTTGTTTGGAGGCAAGTTCACTGTTAACAAGTCATTGAATTAGGCCCAGAATACCAGGGATTTGACTCTTCAGTTGGATACATTTTCATGAAAGCATATATGTTAGTAGCTTAACATTTaacacattaaatttatttttccataagtgTTGATAAGCCACAGTGAAAGTAATCATTTCCCTTATTGTTCATGGTAAAAATCTCCATGTAAATGAGTACTCTTTTCAGTAGCAATGTATGAAAACCTGATTTTTAACTTAGTCATATGAATTTTGGACTCTTGATTAGTCAC
Above is a genomic segment from Urocitellus parryii isolate mUroPar1 chromosome 8, mUroPar1.hap1, whole genome shotgun sequence containing:
- the Usp45 gene encoding ubiquitin carboxyl-terminal hydrolase 45 isoform X3, which codes for MKKLEKKSKISTVKDPFIDISLPIIEERVSKPVLLGKMSKYRSLQETDPDQYSGTVTIENTQPRAAKKHSSSKDKNQLIHDRNHIRKLSSGEEKTVFIYQKNENLETSGELSVYANIVSTESSLNESPTDGSEKEACHSESSADADSEASESESASKQTVLFRSSSESCMYTDGHLHHPSASELPHPKETDNGDEEMAEAISELCLSSTVIGNRDFDRESQPPSISSNLCFSEEKHMRSHSSQNAFQTLSQSYVTTSKECSVQSCLYQFTSMELLMGNNKLLCENCTEKKQKYQKENNSAEKKAEGVYTNARKQLLISAAPAILILHLKRFHQAGLSLRKVNRHVDFPLTLDLAPFCSAACKNVSVGDKVLYGLYGIVEHSGSMRGGHYTAYVKVRVPSRKLLEHITGKKNVPGLKEPDSESGGQWVHVSDTYVQVVPESRALSAQAYLLFYERIL